From Demequina lutea, a single genomic window includes:
- a CDS encoding PspC domain-containing protein, which produces MTTPPEQAPQEAALFRTIREWGITRGDHGVVGGVVEGLGDRIGMARVPARIIVVVALLVLKGLVLVAYAVAWALLPDRKGNIILQNFGRGIPNVGALVGIGILTLTGLGWVDNGPGITFHNIPWGDPGNWGIARVLVLIFAILVPLIVIGAIVAVVVVLLRRNGAAKGATPVANPVFAAPPANGASVAASSPAGSAATATAPAVEPPPPAPSAAAAMPPARQWAPVPPAPPVPPRRPQVPGPGRTFYLMSLAWAAIAAAAAVWMDRMGHLAVHPVIAGSVIFATGLGVIAIFVSLAGRKLGFLGFLAIASLLPLVIIAANANELRTAYADHGGITPNGGITAMVPSSPPVAFDPTLAFDPTYTNVYFDASCYQADWTDTHDSTAYVSVQRLNLAANTAAPTAPTASNAATAPTAPTASNAPTAPTDTKVAVTAELTYVTIAKGANVTLTGGINASATVVFADKGFVCDFQPGTDPYMELTNPGAPTIDLVVKDDHYANTIVIQEVAS; this is translated from the coding sequence ATGACGACACCACCAGAGCAGGCGCCCCAAGAGGCGGCACTGTTTCGCACCATCCGGGAGTGGGGCATCACCCGTGGCGACCACGGAGTCGTCGGCGGCGTGGTCGAGGGCCTGGGCGATCGCATCGGAATGGCACGCGTCCCCGCCCGCATCATCGTGGTCGTTGCTCTTCTTGTTTTGAAGGGTCTCGTCCTCGTGGCCTACGCAGTAGCGTGGGCGCTGTTGCCCGACCGCAAGGGCAACATCATTCTGCAGAACTTTGGTCGCGGCATCCCCAACGTGGGCGCCTTGGTTGGCATTGGGATTCTCACGCTGACGGGGCTCGGCTGGGTCGACAACGGCCCGGGAATCACGTTCCACAACATCCCCTGGGGCGACCCTGGCAACTGGGGCATCGCACGCGTCCTCGTCCTCATCTTTGCCATCTTGGTGCCGCTTATCGTCATCGGTGCAATCGTCGCTGTCGTCGTTGTTCTGTTGCGGCGAAACGGCGCGGCCAAGGGGGCCACGCCCGTAGCCAACCCCGTGTTCGCAGCGCCTCCCGCCAACGGAGCATCGGTCGCTGCATCGAGCCCGGCAGGCTCCGCCGCAACGGCCACCGCGCCTGCCGTGGAGCCCCCGCCGCCCGCTCCATCTGCGGCCGCGGCCATGCCTCCCGCGCGGCAGTGGGCGCCCGTGCCTCCCGCACCACCCGTACCGCCCCGTCGGCCGCAGGTTCCCGGGCCAGGACGCACGTTCTACCTGATGAGTCTCGCGTGGGCGGCCATCGCAGCCGCGGCGGCGGTCTGGATGGACCGAATGGGTCACCTGGCCGTGCACCCCGTGATTGCAGGCTCTGTCATCTTCGCGACGGGCCTCGGCGTGATCGCAATCTTCGTGAGCCTCGCGGGGCGCAAGCTCGGGTTCCTCGGCTTCCTCGCGATCGCGTCACTCCTCCCGCTCGTGATCATCGCGGCGAACGCCAACGAGCTCCGCACGGCCTATGCCGATCACGGGGGGATCACGCCGAACGGCGGCATCACCGCCATGGTCCCCAGCTCGCCGCCGGTCGCCTTTGACCCCACCCTCGCCTTCGACCCCACGTACACGAACGTGTACTTCGACGCCTCGTGCTACCAGGCTGACTGGACAGACACCCACGACTCGACCGCGTACGTGAGCGTTCAACGCCTGAACCTCGCGGCCAACACAGCGGCACCCACGGCACCGACAGCATCCAATGCAGCCACGGCACCCACGGCACCCACGGCGTCCAATGCACCCACGGCACCCACAGACACCAAGGTCGCCGTCACCGCAGAGCTGACCTACGTCACGATCGCGAAGGGCGCCAACGTCACCCTCACCGGCGGCATCAATGCCTCGGCCACTGTCGTATTCGCCGACAAGGGCTTCGTATGTGACTTCCAGCCAGGGACAGACCCGTACATGGAACTCACCAACCCTGGCGCACCCACGATCGACCTGGTCGTCAAGGACGACCATTACGCCAACACCATCGTCATTCAGGAGGTCGCATCATGA
- a CDS encoding sensor histidine kinase, with protein sequence MTESTRVARPLRREAAPSTWWRALVGGMMIALALALLARRLGFDEVSAWALPAIVFVIALILVWSPLDSAVQSDARRPDVVSLFSRDAWARVVVGILLAIGSVIWFAQWDFHGHPLTRAIVVPVVAVAAFALVPAPWWTRLIRQVAVEREQRVREFERAEIAAHLHDSVMQTLTLIRAKANDPDAVARLARAQERDLRAYLYQDRRSEADSVATALAAAMSEVEDTHGVAIEVVSVGDAPTTVPLRAAVRAAFEAATNAARHGMEPISVYAELTDDAYQIFVRDSGPGFDPLSVDEDRAGIRNSIVGRAARHGGTAIISSAPQSRTEVAITMPRKDER encoded by the coding sequence GTGACCGAGTCGACGCGCGTGGCACGGCCGCTCCGGAGAGAGGCGGCCCCATCGACATGGTGGCGCGCGCTTGTGGGCGGAATGATGATCGCCCTCGCCCTGGCCCTTCTCGCGCGGCGCCTGGGATTCGATGAGGTGTCCGCGTGGGCGCTCCCAGCGATCGTGTTCGTTATCGCGCTCATCCTGGTGTGGAGCCCGCTTGATTCCGCGGTGCAGAGTGACGCGCGCAGGCCCGACGTCGTCAGCCTGTTCTCGCGCGATGCATGGGCGCGTGTCGTGGTGGGTATTCTCCTTGCGATCGGATCGGTGATTTGGTTCGCGCAATGGGACTTTCACGGCCACCCTTTGACACGCGCGATCGTCGTTCCCGTGGTCGCGGTGGCCGCGTTCGCGCTGGTTCCTGCCCCATGGTGGACAAGACTCATCCGGCAGGTCGCGGTCGAGCGCGAACAGAGAGTGCGCGAATTTGAGCGCGCGGAGATCGCGGCCCACTTGCACGACTCGGTCATGCAGACCCTCACCCTGATCAGGGCAAAGGCGAACGACCCCGACGCGGTGGCGCGGCTTGCGAGGGCACAGGAGAGAGACCTGCGCGCCTACCTATATCAAGATCGCCGCTCGGAGGCCGACTCTGTCGCGACCGCCCTCGCCGCCGCCATGTCGGAGGTCGAGGACACCCACGGCGTGGCCATTGAGGTGGTGAGCGTCGGCGATGCTCCCACGACGGTTCCTCTGCGCGCGGCGGTGAGGGCGGCCTTCGAGGCGGCCACGAACGCCGCCCGCCACGGAATGGAGCCCATCAGCGTCTACGCCGAACTCACCGACGACGCCTACCAAATCTTCGTACGCGACTCTGGCCCCGGATTCGACCCGCTTTCCGTCGACGAGGACCGCGCGGGAATCCGCAACTCTATCGTCGGGCGGGCGGCCAGGCATGGCGGCACCGCAATCATTTCCTCGGCGCCGCAATCGCGCACCGAAGTGGCGATCACCATGCCTCGAAAGGACGAGAGATGA
- a CDS encoding response regulator, whose translation MTVRVVIVDDHDVIRVGVRESLADDIDVVGEGRDVESAIIAIKEFAPDVVILDVHLPGGTGGGALDVLAEILGGAAPPKVLALSVSDAADDVVAVVRAGARGYVTKSISGPDLSDAVRRVASGDAVFSPRLAGFVLDAFNAAGGEVAHADEDLNSLTEREQEVMRLIARGYTYREVGEKLFISIKTVETHVGKVLHKLQLSNRHELARWAAQRRIV comes from the coding sequence ATGACGGTGCGAGTAGTCATTGTTGACGACCACGATGTGATCAGGGTGGGGGTGAGGGAGTCCCTCGCGGACGACATCGATGTGGTGGGCGAGGGGCGTGATGTCGAGTCCGCGATCATCGCCATCAAGGAGTTCGCGCCGGACGTCGTGATCCTCGATGTGCACCTCCCCGGAGGCACGGGAGGAGGCGCCCTCGATGTGCTCGCCGAGATTTTGGGCGGCGCGGCCCCGCCCAAGGTTCTCGCGCTGTCGGTCTCAGATGCGGCCGATGATGTGGTGGCCGTCGTGCGCGCCGGCGCAAGGGGTTACGTCACGAAGTCGATTTCGGGACCCGACCTGTCCGACGCAGTGAGGCGAGTCGCCTCGGGTGATGCGGTGTTCTCTCCTCGCCTGGCCGGTTTTGTCCTCGACGCCTTCAACGCGGCGGGCGGAGAGGTCGCGCATGCGGACGAAGACCTCAACAGCCTGACCGAGCGCGAGCAAGAGGTCATGCGGCTGATCGCGCGCGGCTACACGTACCGCGAGGTGGGGGAGAAGCTCTTCATCTCCATCAAGACGGTGGAGACTCACGTGGGAAAGGTGCTTCACAAGCTCCAATTGTCGAACCGCCACGAGCTCGCGCGATGGGCGGCCCAACGCCGTATTGTGTGA
- a CDS encoding GGDEF domain-containing protein, whose protein sequence is MKRWRRRRRVDGARGVPLTPAQVAAARAAGVRAERLISLVFIGMTASGALATAIILRVEAPEGHMWLATLSFGGAALLLACLGFAWSGKEMLASVVALVASTIGITVTVSQISAGLSLESFLFALAAMPYLIVTKELPYMRAALSAFVIGAYVVCEFVYPEGSGDAELPLDLARQVAHVDKFGAGVLLFLVVGVLELRHARLQRILEGAARYGELRATTDELTGVYNRRPVITQLGEWAQRGRGNYAIALVDLDHFKGLNDEFGHDCGDKILQAVADTLRNHFRDSDMVSRWGGDEFLVLIPGVRHADLMPILERLRRSINLIEKRCNGHVHTVSVSIGASMGALGQTPDECIAAADHALYRAKEEGRDKVVAVGVTLPTRAQGRPAQDDYERWALSNETPL, encoded by the coding sequence ATGAAGCGGTGGCGGAGGCGGCGGCGCGTCGATGGTGCGCGGGGCGTTCCCCTGACGCCCGCCCAGGTCGCCGCGGCGAGAGCGGCGGGTGTGCGCGCCGAACGGCTCATCAGCCTCGTCTTCATCGGCATGACGGCCTCCGGCGCACTCGCGACCGCGATCATCTTGCGCGTGGAGGCCCCTGAAGGTCATATGTGGCTCGCGACTTTGAGCTTCGGAGGGGCGGCCCTCCTTCTCGCCTGTTTGGGCTTCGCCTGGAGCGGAAAAGAGATGTTGGCATCGGTCGTGGCGCTCGTCGCGAGCACGATCGGGATTACCGTGACCGTGTCACAGATCTCGGCCGGACTCAGTCTCGAGAGTTTTCTCTTCGCGTTGGCTGCCATGCCGTACCTGATCGTGACCAAGGAACTCCCTTACATGAGGGCCGCGCTGTCCGCCTTTGTCATCGGGGCGTATGTGGTGTGCGAGTTTGTATACCCCGAGGGAAGTGGTGACGCGGAGCTCCCGCTGGACCTGGCTCGTCAAGTAGCACATGTTGACAAATTCGGGGCGGGCGTATTGCTGTTCTTGGTGGTTGGCGTGCTCGAGCTCCGGCACGCTCGGCTGCAAAGGATCCTCGAGGGTGCCGCTCGCTATGGCGAGCTGCGAGCCACCACCGACGAGCTCACAGGCGTGTACAACCGCCGGCCCGTCATCACCCAACTCGGCGAGTGGGCGCAGCGCGGCCGCGGAAACTACGCGATCGCGCTCGTTGACCTGGACCACTTCAAGGGGCTCAACGATGAGTTTGGGCACGACTGCGGAGACAAGATTCTCCAGGCCGTCGCCGACACCCTCAGGAATCACTTCAGGGACTCGGACATGGTGAGTCGGTGGGGTGGAGACGAGTTCCTCGTTCTCATTCCCGGAGTTCGACACGCAGACTTGATGCCCATCCTCGAGCGCTTGCGCAGGTCGATCAACCTGATTGAGAAGCGGTGCAACGGACACGTCCATACCGTCTCGGTCTCTATTGGCGCCTCCATGGGGGCCCTCGGTCAGACGCCCGACGAGTGCATCGCCGCCGCCGACCACGCGCTCTACCGCGCCAAGGAAGAGGGTAGGGACAAGGTCGTTGCCGTGGGTGTGACCCTACCCACCCGCGCCCAGGGGCGTCCGGCCCAGGACGACTACGAGCGGTGGGCCTTGTCGAACGAGACCCCCTTGTAG
- the pcrA gene encoding DNA helicase PcrA, translating to MDALFSLESHAGSPLIEGLNTEQAQAVLSEAPALLIFAGAGSGKTRVLTHRIAHLLESGRARPHEVLAITFTNKAAGEMRERVQSLVGPEARQMWVSTFHSACVRMLRRDFELAGLRSSFSIYDSADSVAVMKLVMNELDLDPKKFKPKALLGRVGKYKDELVSPDDAAASAAMASKFSIEHAAGVAYGAYQRRLEAANAVDFDDIIVKTVRLLQDHPDVAARYRAQFRHVLVDEYQDTNHAQYVLVRELVGDSGHLTVVGDADQSIYAFRGANIRNILEFEKDYPSAEVIRLERNYRSTQNILSAANAVIANNVGRPAKNLWTDAGDGERIVGYAADNEQDEALFIAGEIARLTSLETVAPSDIAIMYRANAQSRAIEERLMRADIPYKIVGGTRFYERKEVKDMLAYLAAIANEDDDVATRRIVNTPRRGIGDTTIDTVERFQREQSGIAAREGGRGPSFGASLRRADELGLATRSLKPLQDFVALMDDLRSLAADNGPAGTLDAIADRTGMLRAMRSSEDPQDSSRIENIMELVSVGREFSEENPDGTLADFLEKVALVADADQIPDADGGGGVVTLMTLHTAKGLEFPVVFVVGLEDGTFPHMRSLESGDLKDLEEERRLAYVGLTRARERLYLTRADVRAAWGAPQYLPASRFVDEIPAELVDWRRSETTMSSLRARADKRGSGGWSSTYGGNQDRGDGNVYGTAGAVRTRSVPPSPPGAGAGDVGFEVGERVNHDSFGMGKVVGVEGVDRNAVVKVDFGDAGVKRLVLRFNSLSKL from the coding sequence ATGGATGCCCTGTTTAGCCTCGAATCACACGCCGGTTCCCCACTTATCGAGGGGCTCAATACTGAACAGGCGCAGGCGGTCCTCAGCGAGGCTCCCGCCCTCCTGATCTTCGCAGGGGCGGGCTCGGGAAAGACGCGAGTCCTGACTCACCGCATCGCGCACCTCTTGGAGTCGGGCCGCGCGCGCCCCCATGAGGTGCTTGCCATCACCTTTACCAACAAGGCCGCCGGCGAGATGAGGGAGCGGGTGCAATCGCTCGTCGGCCCCGAGGCTCGCCAGATGTGGGTGTCGACGTTCCACTCGGCTTGCGTGCGCATGCTGCGCAGGGACTTCGAGCTCGCGGGTCTCCGCTCGAGCTTCTCCATCTACGATTCGGCCGATTCGGTGGCGGTCATGAAGCTCGTGATGAATGAGCTCGACCTCGACCCCAAGAAGTTCAAGCCCAAGGCCCTGCTTGGCCGCGTCGGCAAGTACAAGGATGAACTCGTCTCTCCTGACGACGCGGCGGCGTCGGCCGCGATGGCCTCCAAGTTCTCGATCGAGCATGCGGCGGGCGTCGCTTACGGCGCGTATCAGCGCAGGCTCGAGGCCGCGAATGCGGTCGACTTCGACGACATCATCGTCAAGACGGTGCGCCTGCTGCAGGACCACCCCGACGTGGCCGCACGCTACCGCGCGCAGTTCCGCCACGTGTTGGTCGACGAGTACCAGGACACGAACCATGCGCAGTACGTGCTGGTGAGGGAACTGGTGGGGGACTCCGGTCACCTCACCGTCGTGGGCGACGCCGATCAGTCGATCTACGCCTTTCGCGGCGCCAACATTCGCAACATCCTCGAGTTCGAGAAGGACTATCCCTCCGCCGAGGTGATTCGCCTCGAACGCAACTACCGATCCACCCAGAACATCCTTTCCGCCGCGAACGCGGTCATCGCAAACAACGTCGGCAGGCCGGCCAAGAACCTGTGGACCGACGCGGGCGACGGCGAGCGCATCGTCGGCTACGCCGCCGACAACGAACAGGACGAGGCGCTGTTCATCGCGGGCGAGATTGCCCGTCTCACGTCCCTCGAGACGGTTGCGCCGTCCGATATCGCGATCATGTACCGCGCGAATGCCCAGTCGCGCGCGATCGAGGAGCGGCTCATGCGGGCCGACATTCCCTACAAGATCGTGGGCGGCACGCGCTTCTATGAGCGCAAGGAAGTCAAGGACATGCTCGCGTACCTCGCCGCGATCGCGAACGAGGACGACGACGTGGCCACGCGCCGCATCGTCAACACCCCGAGGCGCGGCATCGGCGACACCACGATCGACACCGTCGAACGCTTCCAGCGCGAGCAGTCGGGAATTGCCGCGCGCGAGGGCGGGCGTGGGCCCAGCTTTGGTGCGTCGCTGCGCAGGGCCGACGAGCTTGGCCTCGCCACGCGCTCGCTCAAGCCACTCCAGGACTTTGTGGCGCTCATGGACGACTTGCGCTCGCTCGCCGCGGACAACGGTCCCGCGGGGACTCTCGACGCGATCGCGGACCGTACGGGCATGCTGCGCGCCATGAGGTCGTCCGAGGACCCGCAGGACTCGAGCCGCATCGAGAACATCATGGAGCTCGTGTCGGTGGGAAGGGAGTTCTCCGAGGAGAACCCCGACGGGACGCTCGCCGACTTCCTGGAGAAGGTCGCGCTCGTGGCCGACGCCGACCAGATCCCCGATGCCGATGGCGGCGGCGGAGTCGTGACGCTTATGACGCTGCACACCGCCAAGGGACTCGAATTCCCCGTGGTCTTCGTGGTGGGTCTCGAGGACGGTACCTTCCCGCACATGCGGTCGCTCGAGTCGGGGGACCTCAAGGATCTCGAGGAGGAGCGCAGGCTCGCGTACGTGGGCCTCACCAGGGCGAGGGAGCGGCTCTATCTCACCCGTGCCGACGTGCGCGCGGCATGGGGCGCGCCGCAATACCTGCCCGCTTCGCGCTTCGTCGATGAGATTCCCGCGGAACTTGTCGATTGGCGGCGCTCCGAGACCACGATGTCGTCGCTGCGCGCTCGGGCCGACAAGAGGGGATCCGGCGGGTGGTCGAGCACCTACGGGGGCAACCAGGACCGTGGCGACGGCAACGTGTACGGCACGGCGGGTGCCGTGCGGACCCGCTCCGTGCCGCCGAGTCCCCCTGGCGCGGGCGCGGGAGACGTGGGTTTTGAGGTGGGTGAGCGCGTCAATCACGACAGCTTCGGCATGGGCAAGGTGGTGGGCGTCGAGGGTGTGGATCGCAATGCCGTCGTGAAGGTCGACTTCGGTGACGCAGGGGTCAAGCGGCTCGTGCTGCGCTTCAATTCCCTCTCAAAACTCTAG
- a CDS encoding L-lactate dehydrogenase, giving the protein MEARTSKVSVIGAGAVGATLAYAGLMRGFARTVALYDIDTAKVEAEALDLAQGIQFMPEAKVIGSSDVGVCADSDVIVITAGAKQQPGQSRLELAEATIGLMDKIIPPLIEVSPHAIYILVTNPVDVVTYAALKASGMSPSQMFGSGTVLDSSRLRHQVAVECGVAVSNVHAYIAGEHGDSEVALWSSATIGGVPLLEWHDASGKVVMTKDVRERMHRDVLQSAYKIIEGKGATNYAIGVAGARIVEAVLQDQNRVLPVSTLIDYPGVGEICMSLPAVIGRSGVKHRVDVPLDAAESAALDASARSIREVADRFGAV; this is encoded by the coding sequence ATGGAAGCCCGAACGTCCAAGGTTTCTGTTATCGGCGCAGGTGCGGTCGGCGCCACCCTCGCGTACGCGGGCCTGATGCGCGGCTTCGCGCGCACGGTGGCGCTGTATGACATCGACACGGCCAAGGTCGAGGCAGAGGCTCTCGACCTCGCACAGGGTATTCAGTTCATGCCCGAGGCGAAGGTCATCGGGTCCTCCGATGTCGGGGTGTGCGCGGATTCCGACGTGATCGTGATCACCGCAGGCGCCAAGCAGCAGCCCGGCCAGTCGCGGCTCGAACTCGCCGAGGCGACGATCGGCCTGATGGACAAGATCATCCCTCCGCTGATCGAGGTCTCGCCGCACGCGATCTACATCCTCGTGACGAATCCCGTCGATGTGGTCACGTATGCGGCCCTCAAGGCCTCGGGGATGAGCCCGTCCCAGATGTTTGGTTCGGGTACGGTGCTTGACTCGTCGCGCTTGCGCCACCAGGTGGCGGTTGAGTGCGGCGTGGCCGTATCCAACGTGCATGCCTACATCGCCGGAGAGCACGGCGACTCCGAGGTGGCACTGTGGTCATCCGCGACCATCGGCGGTGTGCCGCTACTCGAGTGGCACGATGCTTCCGGCAAGGTCGTCATGACCAAGGACGTGCGCGAGCGCATGCACCGCGACGTGCTTCAGTCGGCGTACAAAATCATCGAGGGCAAGGGAGCGACGAACTACGCGATCGGTGTGGCGGGTGCGCGCATCGTCGAGGCCGTGTTGCAGGACCAGAACAGGGTGCTTCCCGTGTCGACCCTCATCGACTACCCCGGCGTGGGTGAGATCTGCATGTCGCTGCCCGCAGTCATCGGCCGCAGCGGCGTCAAGCACCGTGTGGACGTGCCGCTCGACGCCGCCGAGAGCGCCGCGTTGGATGCTTCTGCGCGTTCGATCCGAGAGGTCGCAGACCGCTTCGGCGCCGTTTAG
- the trpB gene encoding tryptophan synthase subunit beta, which produces MSEQTSTRENFRRATVPDDNGFFGAYGGQFLPPQLEGPFAEITKAYHEIENDAAFINELRYIRTHFQGRPTPVYHARTLSLENGGAQIYLKREDLNHTGAHKLNHCMGEGLLAKYMGKKKLIAETGAGQHGVALATAAAHFGLECEIHMGEVDIAKQAPNVSRMQLLGATVVPVRHGLRTLKEAVDSAFEAYLADFENSIYCIGSVVGPHPFPMMVRDFQKVVGIEAREQFHEMTGNLPDVVEACVGGGSNAIGIFSAFLDDPVELIGVEPLGRGTAVGDNAATMTYGMPGVIHGFKCYLLQDEEGQPSPVYSCASGLDYPGVGPEHSHLKDTGRVRYVTASDEECRDAFFALSRKEGIIPALESAHAVAHALVTAREMGTGTVLVNLSGRGDKDMDYVIENWGIGQDS; this is translated from the coding sequence ATGAGCGAGCAAACCAGCACGCGTGAGAACTTCCGCCGCGCGACCGTCCCCGATGACAACGGCTTCTTCGGCGCCTACGGAGGGCAGTTCCTCCCGCCGCAACTCGAGGGCCCGTTCGCCGAGATCACGAAGGCCTATCACGAGATCGAGAACGACGCGGCGTTCATCAATGAGCTGCGCTACATCCGGACGCACTTCCAGGGTCGCCCGACGCCTGTCTATCACGCACGCACGCTCTCCCTGGAGAACGGCGGCGCGCAGATCTACCTCAAGCGCGAGGACCTCAACCACACCGGCGCGCACAAGCTCAACCACTGCATGGGCGAGGGCCTGCTGGCCAAGTACATGGGCAAGAAGAAGCTCATCGCCGAGACTGGCGCGGGTCAGCACGGCGTCGCGCTCGCGACCGCGGCCGCCCACTTCGGCCTCGAGTGCGAGATCCACATGGGCGAGGTCGACATCGCCAAGCAGGCGCCCAACGTCAGCCGCATGCAGCTGCTCGGCGCGACGGTGGTCCCTGTCAGGCACGGGCTGCGCACGCTCAAGGAGGCGGTGGACTCGGCGTTCGAGGCCTACCTTGCCGACTTCGAAAACTCGATCTACTGCATCGGCTCCGTCGTGGGCCCGCACCCGTTCCCGATGATGGTCCGCGACTTCCAGAAGGTCGTCGGCATCGAGGCCCGCGAGCAGTTCCACGAGATGACGGGCAACCTGCCCGACGTCGTCGAGGCCTGCGTCGGCGGCGGGTCCAACGCGATCGGCATATTCTCGGCGTTCCTCGACGACCCGGTCGAGCTCATCGGCGTCGAACCGCTCGGCCGCGGGACGGCCGTCGGCGACAACGCGGCGACGATGACCTACGGCATGCCGGGCGTCATCCACGGGTTCAAGTGCTACCTGCTGCAGGACGAGGAGGGGCAGCCGTCGCCGGTGTACTCCTGCGCGAGCGGCCTGGACTACCCGGGCGTCGGCCCAGAGCACAGCCACCTCAAGGACACCGGCCGGGTGCGCTACGTCACGGCGAGCGACGAAGAGTGCCGCGATGCCTTCTTCGCGCTGAGCCGCAAGGAGGGCATCATCCCCGCGCTCGAGAGCGCGCACGCCGTCGCGCACGCCCTGGTCACCGCCCGCGAGATGGGCACAGGGACCGTGCTGGTGAACCTCAGCGGACGCGGTGACAAGGACATGGATTACGTCATCGAGAACTGGGGCATCGGCCAGGACAGCTGA
- a CDS encoding DUF2510 domain-containing protein translates to MTTPAGWYDDPHDPRFIRFWDGSQWSGNVAPKVANTGVAGSPDRDHGPSNPMHYIVPIGRSWQSVLAPYLGLLSLAPVPLISQALGAGGIVFGIIALRRARSGGHGTGRAIIGIVLGAIGAIGSAIFFAVMLANQGN, encoded by the coding sequence ATGACCACACCCGCAGGCTGGTACGACGACCCACACGACCCACGTTTCATCCGCTTTTGGGATGGCTCTCAGTGGAGCGGCAACGTCGCGCCGAAGGTGGCAAACACCGGTGTCGCCGGGTCGCCGGACCGTGACCACGGCCCCTCGAACCCCATGCACTACATCGTGCCGATTGGGCGTTCGTGGCAGTCGGTCCTCGCGCCCTATCTGGGGCTGCTCTCGCTCGCGCCCGTGCCGCTCATCAGCCAGGCGCTCGGCGCCGGCGGGATCGTCTTCGGCATCATCGCCCTTCGGCGGGCCCGTTCTGGCGGTCACGGAACGGGAAGGGCGATCATCGGAATCGTGCTCGGCGCGATCGGCGCGATCGGAAGCGCGATCTTCTTCGCCGTCATGCTCGCCAACCAGGGCAACTAG
- a CDS encoding sensor histidine kinase, with protein sequence MTGNNSYALILFRARFWREAAYLLLGLPLGLLWGIYAITMYFTGASLVIVWIGVPLLVLTHVSMRWIGASERGLANAMLDARIPAPPARRPVGMDGGRGDESRGVWSSLARWGRDVLFDGHAWRVAVWTVGRLVLGPLGFSLALVAVLMPVSVVGAIVQAAVYRLGWADWYGGGAGDHVSGILSFWALVGSPVALLLVPAFAWSVRGLAVLHVVFGRWALGASTSEEVRAATERAEIAEEQVRIDQELHDSIGHMITMNIIQAGAGAHVFESDPEFARQALRNIEERGRAAMGELDRIIATIRGDQQETRAPLAGVGDLGRLIEESRAAGMTIDAHIDAPPVPATVGRAAFAIVREALTNAARHAPGVPVSVRVERDGDALGLEVVNQAPPTPQTPWAKRNRRGLSGIRDRAALLGGRSTVGAEAGGFAVRALLPLDARLAAESPDPASPWASLRERVAP encoded by the coding sequence ATGACCGGAAACAACTCCTACGCGCTGATTCTCTTCCGCGCCCGTTTTTGGCGGGAGGCGGCCTACTTGCTACTCGGCCTGCCGCTCGGCCTGCTGTGGGGCATCTACGCAATCACGATGTACTTCACGGGGGCTTCGCTCGTGATCGTGTGGATCGGCGTCCCGCTCCTGGTACTCACCCACGTCTCGATGCGGTGGATCGGCGCGTCCGAGCGTGGGCTCGCCAACGCGATGCTCGACGCGCGAATTCCCGCTCCTCCCGCCCGTCGGCCCGTCGGGATGGACGGCGGTCGAGGAGACGAGTCACGCGGCGTGTGGAGCTCCCTTGCTCGCTGGGGTAGGGACGTCCTATTTGACGGTCACGCGTGGCGCGTGGCGGTCTGGACCGTAGGCCGGCTCGTCCTTGGCCCACTTGGATTCTCGCTCGCGCTTGTCGCGGTTTTGATGCCAGTCTCGGTCGTCGGCGCCATCGTTCAGGCGGCCGTGTATCGGCTCGGGTGGGCGGACTGGTACGGCGGTGGTGCTGGCGACCACGTGAGCGGCATCCTCTCGTTCTGGGCGCTTGTCGGATCCCCAGTGGCGCTTCTCTTGGTCCCCGCATTCGCATGGTCGGTGAGGGGCCTCGCCGTTCTCCACGTGGTGTTTGGGCGGTGGGCCCTGGGTGCAAGCACAAGTGAAGAGGTGAGGGCGGCCACCGAGCGCGCCGAAATCGCCGAGGAACAGGTGCGCATTGACCAGGAGCTGCACGACTCGATCGGCCACATGATCACCATGAACATCATTCAGGCAGGGGCAGGCGCCCACGTGTTCGAGTCGGACCCCGAGTTTGCCCGCCAGGCTCTTAGGAATATCGAGGAGCGGGGGCGGGCGGCGATGGGCGAACTGGATCGCATCATCGCGACGATCAGGGGTGACCAGCAGGAAACACGGGCCCCCCTCGCGGGGGTCGGCGACCTCGGCCGGCTTATCGAGGAGTCGCGTGCCGCTGGGATGACGATCGACGCCCACATCGATGCGCCGCCTGTGCCCGCCACCGTGGGCCGCGCCGCTTTCGCCATCGTGCGCGAGGCCCTCACCAATGCGGCGCGGCACGCGCCGGGTGTGCCCGTGAGCGTGCGGGTGGAGCGAGACGGAGATGCGCTCGGACTCGAGGTGGTCAACCAGGCGCCGCCGACTCCTCAAACGCCTTGGGCGAAGCGCAACAGGCGGGGCCTGAGTGGGATCAGGGACAGGGCCGCACTGCTCGGGGGACGCTCCACAGTGGGCGCCGAGGCCGGTGGATTCGCCGTGCGCGCGTTGCTGCCGCTCGATGCCCGTCTCGCCGCAGAATCACCAGATCCCGCCTCGCCGTGGGCGTCGCTCCGTGAGAGGGTGGCACCGTGA